The Mercurialis annua linkage group LG8, ddMerAnnu1.2, whole genome shotgun sequence genome window below encodes:
- the LOC126659598 gene encoding small acidic protein 1-like: MRPMQMEYFAHKDEQGLSVAMDVDDVDPLEIFDEGVVNIDNKLVDANFFNNFEDDFDDSDIN; encoded by the coding sequence ATGAGGCCGATGCAGATGGAGTACTTTGCTCACAAGGACGAGCAAGGATTGTCGGTGGCGATGGACGTTGATGATGTGGATCCGTTGGAGATCTTCGATGAAGGCGTAGTGAACATCGATAACAAGCTGGTTGATGCTAATTTCTTCAATAATTTCGAGGATGATTTTGATGACAGCGacatcaattaa
- the LOC126659855 gene encoding protein ABC transporter 1, mitochondrial-like produces MYVCVSLLMEATNLKRFRERLSDVKGYYVPMVIDELSCKRVLTTKLISGILIDKVALLNQETRNYVGTKLLDFTLMELFVFRFMQASP; encoded by the exons ATGTATGTCTGTGTTAGTTTGTTGATGGAAGCAACCAACTTGAAGCGGTTCCGTGAACGACTATCTGATGTTAAGGGTTACTATGTTCCAATGGTTATAGATGAGCTTTCATGCAAGAGAGTATTAACTACAAAACTTATTTCTG GAATTCTTATTGATAAGGTGGCCTTACTGAATCAAGAAACTCGTAATTATGTCGGGACAAAGTTGTTAGATTTCACATTGATGGAGTTATTTGTATTCCGATTTATGCAGGCGAGCCCTTAA